The Anolis carolinensis isolate JA03-04 chromosome 1, rAnoCar3.1.pri, whole genome shotgun sequence genome window below encodes:
- the ptp4a1 gene encoding protein tyrosine phosphatase type IVA 1 isoform X2, translating into MARMNRPAPVEITYKNMRFLITHNPTNATLNKFIEELKKYGVTTVVRVCEATYDTAPVEKEGIQVLDWPFDDGAPPSIQIVDDWLNLLKVKFREEPGCCIAVHCVAGLGRAPVLVALALIECGMKYEDAVQFIRHAVEPLTANNFSIWRNIVPKCACVLKIQTVIVTTVVFSKKNQAAYIAALEIEDLKLELGRLCGKTYMYV; encoded by the exons ATGGCTCGAATGAACCGCCCAGCTCCTGTGGAAATCACTTACAAGAATATGAGATTTCTTATCACTCATAATCCAACCAATGCAACCTTAAACAAGTTCATAGAG GAACTTAAGAAGTATGGAGTTACTACAGTAGTAAGAGTCTGTGAAGCCACTTATGACACTGCTCCTGTAGAAAAGGAAGGAATTCAAGTTTTG GACTGGCCCTTTGATGATGGAGCCCCGCCATCTATCCAGATTGTTGATGATTGGCTGAACCTCCTGAAAGTTAAATTCCGTGAAGAGCCAGGATGTTGTATTGCAGTACATTGTGTTGCTGGTCTTGGAAG AGCACCTGTTTTAGTTGCCCTTGCACTAATTGAATGTGGAATGAAATATGAAGATGCAGTGCAGTTCATAAGACA CGCCGTGGAGCCTTTAACAGCAAACAACTTCTCTATTTGGAGAAATATCGTCCCAAAATGCGCCTGCGTTTTAAAGATTCAAACGGTCATCGTAACAACTGTTGTATTCAGTAAAAAAAACCAAGCTGCCTATATTGCTGCTTTGGAAATAGAAGATTTAAAACTAGAATTGGGAAGGTTATGTGGAAAAACTTACATGTATGTCTAA
- the ptp4a1 gene encoding protein tyrosine phosphatase type IVA 1 isoform X1 yields the protein MARMNRPAPVEITYKNMRFLITHNPTNATLNKFIEELKKYGVTTVVRVCEATYDTAPVEKEGIQVLDWPFDDGAPPSIQIVDDWLNLLKVKFREEPGCCIAVHCVAGLGRAPVLVALALIECGMKYEDAVQFIRQKRRGAFNSKQLLYLEKYRPKMRLRFKDSNGHRNNCCIQ from the exons ATGGCTCGAATGAACCGCCCAGCTCCTGTGGAAATCACTTACAAGAATATGAGATTTCTTATCACTCATAATCCAACCAATGCAACCTTAAACAAGTTCATAGAG GAACTTAAGAAGTATGGAGTTACTACAGTAGTAAGAGTCTGTGAAGCCACTTATGACACTGCTCCTGTAGAAAAGGAAGGAATTCAAGTTTTG GACTGGCCCTTTGATGATGGAGCCCCGCCATCTATCCAGATTGTTGATGATTGGCTGAACCTCCTGAAAGTTAAATTCCGTGAAGAGCCAGGATGTTGTATTGCAGTACATTGTGTTGCTGGTCTTGGAAG AGCACCTGTTTTAGTTGCCCTTGCACTAATTGAATGTGGAATGAAATATGAAGATGCAGTGCAGTTCATAAGACA GAAGCGCCGTGGAGCCTTTAACAGCAAACAACTTCTCTATTTGGAGAAATATCGTCCCAAAATGCGCCTGCGTTTTAAAGATTCAAACGGTCATCGTAACAACTGTTGTATTCAGTAA